In a single window of the Cydia strobilella chromosome 13, ilCydStro3.1, whole genome shotgun sequence genome:
- the LOC134746863 gene encoding uncharacterized protein LOC134746863, translated as MDDYIQSLPDESTATDMVRDIINIHKEGGFEIRNFTSNNLDVLKSVPTEALGDAAVKFKIGQQYAGERTLGLIWYPGTDELGFDVSLKRVPLDVLKGEQRPTKRLMLKVIMSIFDVFGFLAPFTIQGKIMLQDTWKSHVGWDDTIPDATFDKWRKWLELLQVINKIRVPRCYHQAGSLAMQRELAATNAAPSPLSEPSASAAATSCEYNNLQLHTFCDASTKAMAAVSYWRWNDKFGNICVALVASKCRVCPVKALTVPRYELQSALLAARLADTLLKEHKLKATRRYFWSDATTVLHWIKNDTRNYKTFVANRLGEIDELTRASEWRYVPTKLNIADTATREVYDETIFQNEWFNGPTFLYGEESTWPQDLVEQDVNVSNLERVTLVQEPAQNSPLPDPHRFSSWLRLKRATAAVLKFVNKCKKLTSEEDCETMERAERLILKQSQRESFGQDIVAIKAGKCIERSSRIRTLSPFLDEFDVLRCGGRIDAALDVAHDVKRPIILDGKHQVARLLAKHYHEKAAHDQQETVVNDLKQKYWIVKLRSTVKFVASRCMICKLRKAKPEVPRMGDLPAARMAHHQRPFTYSGCDLFGPIEVTVGRHRENRYGVLFTCLTVRAVHIEIVHSLTTDSMIMALRRMAARRGWPRYLYSDNGTNLRGADSELKKAVQELDDEVLKREAANEGIQWSFIPSASPHWGGAWERLVRSVKTSLKVILKERAPKDETLSTLIAEVENIVNCRPLTHVSVEPGSDEALTPNHFLLGTSSSLPVLGCFDVNDLHLRKQWRKSQLLADMFWQRWVREYLPVLIPRQKWNQEQRPLQVGDLVLIVDPGARRNVWLKGVSCQSPSWTLHFCGVLVDQFSNDGLTCSSGAGRLSCHAADNDNDILRKAHISANISAALEPQIVRDDGKRPDKV; from the coding sequence ATGGATGACTACATACAAAGTCTACCGGACGAATCTACCGCAACTGATATGGTAAGGGATATAATTAATATTCACAAAGAGGGTGGGTTCGAAATTCGGAACTTTACGAGCAATAATTTGGATGTGTTGAAAAGTGTGCCTACTGAGGCTCTAGGCGATGCTGCTGTAAAATTCAAAATAGGTCAGCAGTACGCAGGCGAACGAACGCTCGGGCTCATTTGGTACCCAGGGACAGACGAACTAGGTTTCGACGTGTCGTTGAAGCGTGTGCCTCTTGATGTGTTAAAGGGTGAGCAAAGACCAACCAAAAGGCTAATGTTGAAAGTTATTATGTCAATATTCGACGTGTTTGGCTTTTTGGCACCTTTTACCATACAAGGTAAGATAATGCTTCAAGACACGTGGAAATCGCATGTCGGCTGGGATGACACCATTCCTGACGCCACATTCGATAAGTGGCGAAAGTGGCTCGAGCTGCTgcaggtaataaataaaatacgagtaCCCAGATGTTATCACCAGGCAGGCAGCTTGGCAATGCAACGAGAGCTGGCCGCTACAAACGCTGCACCATCACCACTGTCGGAACCCAGCGCAAGTGCTGCTGCAACAAGTTGTGAGTATAATAATCTGCAGTTGCATACGTTTTGTGATGCGTCAACAAAAGCAATGGCTGCCGTGTCATACTGGCGATGGAATGACAAGTTTGGAAACATCTGTGTTGCGTTAGTGGCTAGCAAATGTCGAGTTTGTCCAGTCAAGGCATTGACAGTGCCAAGATATGAGTTACAAAGTGCTCTTTTAGCTGCCAGATTAGCAGATACACTGTTAAAAGAGCACAAACTTAAAGCAACGCGAAGATACTTTTGGAGTGATGCCACTACCGTGTTGCACTGGATAAAAAATGACACACGCAATTATAAGACTTTTGTTGCGAATAGATTGGGTGAAATCGACGAACTTACACGTGCATCAGAGTGGAGGTACGTACctactaaattaaatattgcCGACACAGCTACACGTGAGGTCTACGATGAAACCATTTTTCAAAACGAATGGTTCAATGGTCCTACATTTTTGTACGGTGAAGAATCTACATGGCCGCAAGACTTAGTGGAACAAGATGTCAATGTTTCAAATCTAGAACGCGTAACATTGGTCCAAGAACCTGCTCAAAACTCACCGCTTCCGGATCCTCATCGTTTTTCGTCTTGGTTGCGGCTTAAGAGAGCTACTGCAGCGGTTCTTAAGTTTGTAAACAAGTgtaaaaaacttacaagtgAAGAGGACTGCGAAACAATGGAACGAGCGGAGCGTCTTATATTGAAACAATCTCAGCGAGAGTCTTTCGGCCAAGATATTGTAGCAATAAAAGCAGGTAAGTGTATAGAACGCAGTAGCAGAATACGTACCTTATCACCATTTTTAGACGAGTTCGACGTGCTACGATGTGGTGGCCGAATTGACGCCGCACTCGATGTTGCACATGATGTAAAAAGACCAATCATCCTTGACGGTAAGCATCAAGTAGCGCGACTGTTAGCCAAACATTACCATGAAAAGGCTGCTCACGATCAACAGGAGACTGTAGTAAATGATCTCAAGCAGAAATATTGGATAGTGAAGCTGAGATCTACTGTCAAGTTCGTAGCTTCACGTTGCATGATATGCAAACTGAGGAAAGCCAAACCTGAAGTTCCCAGGATGGGAGACTTACCAGCTGCGCGTATGGCTCACCACCAGAGGCCGTTTACATACAGCGGATGTGATCTGTTTGGCCCAATCGAGGTGACAGTGGGAAGACACCGCGAAAACAGGTATGGTGTACTTTTTACTTGTCTGACGGTAAGAGCCGTCCATATAGAAATAGTTCATTCTCTGACAACGGATTCTATGATAATGGCACTTCGTCGGATGGCGGCACGAAGAGGTTGGCCGCGATATTTGTATTCTGATAACGGTACTAACCTGCGGGGCGCTGATTCGGAATTGAAGAAAGCCGTTCAAGAACTGGATGATGAAGTTTTGAAAAGAGAAGCTGCGAACGAAGGAATCCAGTGGTCATTTATTCCATCCGCTAGTCCCCATTGGGGTGGGGCATGGGAACGACTGGTGCGCAGCGTAAAGACTTCACTAaaggtaattttaaaagaaagagCGCCCAAAGATGAAACTTTGAGCACTCTTATAGCCGAGGTAGAAAATATAGTGAACTGTAGACCCTTAACTCACGTATCTGTTGAACCTGGAAGTGATGAGGCTTTGACGCCAAATCATTTCCTTCTCGGTACGTCATCCAGCTTACCTGTATTAGGTTGTTTTGATGTGAATGACTTACATCTCCGGAAGCAATGGCGCAAGTCACAGCTTCTAGCAGATATGTTTTGGCAGCGCTGGGTCAGAGAGTACTTGCCGGTTTTGATACCACGGCAAAAATGGAATCAGGAACAGAGACCTCTGCAGGTAGGTGACCTGGTGCTGATAGTGGACCCTGGGGCTCGCCGAAACGTGTGGTTAAAAGGTGTG